From Psychrobacillus sp. FSL K6-2836, a single genomic window includes:
- a CDS encoding DEAD/DEAH box helicase produces MDQLIRKMKNSLHKGFIDQNNPVSGKFKPKLLSNKAHENVLSTLLQEMKTCETFTFSVAFITEGGLATLKTMLFDLQLKGIKGRILTSTFLNFNQPKMFKELLKLENVEVRLTGVKGFHSKGYIFEHTDYYSLIVGSSNLTDSALKANYEWNVYLTSLEDGEIIHHFKNQFEEAWNESIPLTVEWINNYNLNYEQQPFVKQTTSNVFQVNTEYLTNQLADSLTIQPNKMQIDALKQLKTLRETGAKKGLIISATGTGKTYLSAFDVRNFAPKKVLFVVHREQILKKALQDYRKILGGHEDEFGILSGNSKDTNARYLFATVQTLSSQRYLQQFAKEEFDYILIDEVHRAGADSYLNIINYFEPDFLLGMTATPERTDSFNIFELFDYNIAYEIRLQAALEEEMLCPFHYFGVTDYERNGEIIDDTSTLQHLVSHERVHHILEKIKYYGYSGKHVRGLIFCSSKAETHALSTVLNTKGLKTVALTGDNSQPEREDAISKLERYELDYILTVDIFNEGIDIPFLNQIIMLRQTQSSIIFIQQLGRGLRKHNEKEYVTIIDFIGNYKNNYLIPIALSGDQSMNKDNVRRRTVNTDYIQGVSTINFEEIAKKRIFDAIDSKKLKLYNMEFLTTPYKELKNRLGRVPLLIDFIKNNSIDPEVIFVKKKNYLDFLVSMNEPVTNINDYEQAVLTMFSQELINGKRIHEVLLVQNLIKIGEISKTDYLKLLSDYGTYIDDETIFSVENLLSLNFFVTTAQKNYGSKPIVILANGKYKLNNELQKSIENDHFMKMLEDIILCSFEKNKKYNKQTPLTIYEKYSRKDVCRILNWSSNEEGTLNGGRVKMNTCPIFVNYHKTNEENLEVKYMDEFLSTDIFKWCSTKNRKITAKDIAPIVNSSAANISVHLFVKKHNGEGKDFYYLGKVVVDSDSAENDTLIDKGKVYNVATMNMILEQPVQYDIYHYLVEE; encoded by the coding sequence ATGGATCAACTGATTCGCAAAATGAAGAATTCATTACATAAAGGTTTTATTGATCAAAATAATCCTGTATCAGGAAAGTTTAAGCCTAAGCTGCTATCAAATAAAGCTCATGAAAATGTTTTATCTACTCTTCTTCAAGAAATGAAAACATGCGAAACCTTCACTTTTTCCGTTGCCTTTATAACCGAGGGTGGACTAGCAACTTTAAAAACTATGCTATTCGACCTTCAGTTAAAGGGTATAAAAGGTCGTATTTTAACGTCTACTTTTTTAAATTTTAATCAACCCAAAATGTTTAAAGAACTACTAAAACTAGAAAATGTGGAAGTCCGTCTAACTGGTGTCAAAGGTTTCCACTCAAAAGGATATATATTCGAACACACAGACTATTATTCTTTAATAGTGGGAAGTTCTAACCTAACGGATAGTGCTTTAAAAGCTAACTATGAATGGAATGTCTATTTAACTTCTTTAGAAGATGGAGAAATCATCCATCACTTCAAAAATCAATTTGAAGAGGCTTGGAACGAGTCCATCCCTTTAACCGTAGAATGGATTAACAACTACAATTTGAATTATGAACAGCAGCCCTTCGTTAAACAGACAACCTCAAATGTATTTCAAGTGAACACAGAGTATCTAACAAACCAATTAGCAGATAGTCTAACTATTCAGCCAAATAAAATGCAAATTGATGCGCTGAAACAGTTAAAGACTCTCCGTGAAACCGGAGCTAAAAAGGGGTTAATTATCTCTGCTACCGGTACAGGAAAAACATATCTATCTGCTTTTGATGTTCGTAACTTTGCCCCTAAAAAAGTGCTCTTTGTCGTCCATCGAGAACAAATTTTAAAGAAGGCTCTTCAAGATTACCGAAAAATATTAGGTGGTCATGAAGATGAATTTGGAATTCTTTCAGGTAATTCAAAAGATACAAATGCAAGATACTTATTTGCCACAGTTCAAACACTATCCTCGCAACGGTATTTACAACAGTTCGCTAAAGAAGAATTTGACTATATTTTAATAGATGAAGTACATCGTGCAGGTGCAGATTCGTATCTGAATATTATTAATTACTTTGAACCTGATTTCTTACTTGGAATGACGGCCACTCCTGAACGAACGGACAGTTTTAATATTTTTGAACTCTTTGATTACAATATTGCTTATGAAATTCGACTTCAAGCTGCTCTTGAAGAAGAAATGCTTTGTCCATTCCATTACTTTGGCGTGACAGATTATGAGAGAAATGGTGAAATAATTGATGATACATCTACTTTGCAACATCTTGTATCACATGAACGCGTCCACCATATTCTTGAAAAAATTAAATACTATGGCTATTCCGGAAAGCATGTACGAGGTTTAATCTTCTGTAGCTCCAAGGCAGAAACACACGCATTATCGACAGTTTTAAATACCAAAGGTTTAAAAACTGTCGCACTTACAGGTGATAATTCACAACCTGAAAGAGAAGATGCTATTAGTAAATTAGAGCGATATGAACTAGATTATATTTTAACTGTAGATATTTTTAATGAAGGTATTGATATTCCATTTTTAAACCAAATTATCATGCTTCGCCAAACACAATCAAGTATAATTTTCATCCAGCAATTAGGACGTGGACTACGCAAGCATAATGAAAAAGAGTATGTAACTATTATTGATTTCATCGGAAACTATAAAAATAACTATTTGATCCCTATTGCCCTTTCTGGCGATCAATCCATGAACAAGGATAATGTCCGACGTAGAACGGTTAATACAGATTATATCCAAGGTGTTTCAACAATTAACTTTGAAGAGATTGCTAAAAAACGTATTTTTGATGCAATTGATAGTAAAAAGTTAAAATTGTACAATATGGAGTTTCTCACGACTCCTTACAAAGAATTAAAAAATAGATTGGGTAGAGTGCCCCTTCTAATTGATTTTATAAAGAATAATTCTATTGACCCGGAAGTAATCTTTGTAAAAAAGAAAAATTACCTTGATTTTTTAGTAAGTATGAATGAACCTGTAACAAATATAAATGATTATGAACAAGCAGTATTAACAATGTTTTCTCAAGAACTTATAAATGGCAAAAGAATTCATGAAGTTTTATTAGTTCAAAATCTAATAAAAATAGGTGAAATTTCTAAAACAGATTATCTAAAACTATTAAGTGATTATGGAACTTATATTGATGACGAGACGATTTTTTCAGTAGAAAATTTATTATCATTAAATTTTTTCGTAACAACTGCTCAGAAAAATTATGGTTCAAAACCAATAGTAATCTTAGCAAACGGAAAATATAAACTAAACAATGAACTACAGAAAAGCATAGAGAATGATCACTTCATGAAAATGTTGGAGGATATAATTCTATGTAGTTTTGAAAAGAATAAAAAATATAACAAACAGACTCCTTTGACTATATATGAAAAGTATTCTAGAAAAGACGTATGTAGAATTTTGAATTGGAGTAGTAATGAAGAAGGGACATTAAACGGCGGCAGAGTTAAAATGAATACCTGTCCTATCTTTGTAAACTATCATAAAACTAACGAAGAGAATTTAGAAGTGAAATATATGGACGAGTTCTTATCTACAGACATATTTAAATGGTGTTCAACTAAAAACAGAAAAATTACAGCTAAAGATATCGCACCAATAGTAAACTCTTCTGCAGCAAACATAAGTGTTCATTTGTTTGTAAAAAAACATAATGGTGAAGGAAAAGATTTCTATTACCTTGGTAAAGTTGTGGTAGATTCAGATAGTGCAGAAAACGATACTCTTATAGATAAAGGTAAAGTGTACAATGTTGCTACAATGAACATGATTCTAGAACAACCCGTACAGTACGATATATATCATTATTTAGTGGAAGAATAA
- a CDS encoding alpha/beta fold hydrolase: MKTKKRFRFRIIIRNIVLALAALFLIWVAFHQVMVAYEQKSYPALDKLVEVDGKNMHVYTKGEGPNTIVLLSGLGTVAPVLDFEPLIDEMSKRNKVVVVEPFGYGWSDLTDKDRTVESLVQELRTALIKSNIEGPYILMPHSISGVYSMYYANKYPEEIKAIIGIDPTLPNALEYFDESVPTMPKYMSYIAPTGIARLALNLSPEDFLPLADEGTYSEKNLKMTKILSVQRGYNKNVVNEANEINNNIKKTRNLMFPSDMSVMIFTTNDKKVNEEGKSNITFYQSELRNVSLHKIVPLEGHHYLHWTQYKEMSKYVNEFTDAFAND, from the coding sequence GTGAAAACCAAGAAGAGGTTTAGATTTCGAATTATTATTAGAAACATAGTATTAGCATTAGCTGCATTATTCCTTATTTGGGTTGCTTTCCATCAAGTTATGGTCGCATATGAACAAAAGAGTTACCCAGCATTAGATAAATTAGTTGAGGTGGATGGAAAGAATATGCACGTGTATACAAAAGGAGAGGGGCCAAATACAATTGTTTTGTTAAGTGGTTTAGGTACGGTAGCACCTGTATTGGATTTTGAGCCATTAATTGATGAGATGTCAAAAAGAAATAAGGTTGTTGTGGTAGAGCCTTTTGGTTATGGTTGGAGCGACCTAACAGATAAGGATCGAACAGTGGAGAGTTTAGTACAGGAACTAAGAACAGCTTTAATAAAATCGAATATCGAAGGGCCATATATATTGATGCCCCATTCTATTTCCGGGGTCTATAGTATGTATTATGCAAATAAATATCCAGAGGAAATTAAAGCTATTATAGGAATCGATCCCACCTTACCTAATGCCTTAGAGTATTTTGATGAATCTGTTCCAACAATGCCCAAGTATATGAGTTACATCGCCCCCACGGGAATTGCGAGATTGGCATTAAATTTAAGTCCAGAAGACTTCCTTCCTTTAGCAGACGAAGGAACTTATTCAGAAAAAAATTTAAAAATGACCAAAATCCTTTCTGTACAGAGAGGGTATAACAAAAATGTAGTAAATGAAGCAAATGAAATAAATAATAACATTAAAAAAACGCGTAATTTAATGTTTCCTTCAGATATGTCTGTTATGATTTTTACGACAAACGATAAAAAAGTGAATGAGGAAGGAAAATCAAATATTACTTTTTATCAATCGGAATTACGTAATGTGTCTTTACATAAAATTGTTCCTCTAGAAGGACATCATTATCTGCACTGGACTCAATACAAGGAAATGAGTAAATATGTTAATGAATTTACCGATGCATTTGCAAATGATTGA
- a CDS encoding (deoxy)nucleoside triphosphate pyrophosphohydrolase: protein MKKLVHVVGAIIENEKNEIFCALRSPVMSLPNLWEFPGGKIELEETPEQALQREITEEFNCTIEVGQKVEDTTYEYEKFIVRLETYQAKLLEGIPIAREHADTRWVTRENLHTLNFAAADIPAVEKVANEKSSSENLK from the coding sequence ATGAAAAAATTAGTCCACGTTGTCGGGGCAATTATTGAAAACGAGAAGAACGAAATATTTTGTGCGTTAAGAAGTCCGGTTATGTCACTTCCAAACCTTTGGGAATTCCCTGGTGGTAAAATTGAACTTGAAGAAACACCAGAACAAGCTTTACAACGGGAAATTACAGAAGAATTTAATTGTACAATTGAAGTTGGTCAAAAAGTTGAAGATACAACCTATGAATACGAAAAATTTATCGTTAGACTAGAAACGTATCAAGCAAAACTATTAGAAGGTATCCCTATTGCAAGGGAGCATGCTGACACGAGATGGGTAACTCGGGAAAACTTACATACACTTAATTTTGCAGCCGCTGATATTCCAGCAGTTGAAAAAGTAGCAAATGAAAAAAGTAGTTCGGAAAATCTGAAATGA
- a CDS encoding SMI1/KNR4 family protein translates to MGLIKWVFTEEPLDEMKIGEVENSFGFILPDDYKQCIIENNGGFPEPNVFDCDDGRIEAVFNNLISFTNKDLNIKMFYEFSSQKLIPFGKDPFGNLLCFDYRYNEKSPKIVFYDCEETTITSVCDSFTDLLERLYALENI, encoded by the coding sequence ATGGGACTAATTAAATGGGTTTTTACAGAAGAACCACTAGATGAAATGAAAATTGGTGAAGTTGAAAATTCATTTGGGTTTATTCTACCTGATGACTATAAACAGTGCATAATAGAAAATAATGGTGGTTTCCCAGAACCTAATGTTTTTGATTGTGATGATGGTAGGATTGAAGCTGTCTTCAATAATCTAATAAGTTTTACTAATAAAGACTTAAACATTAAAATGTTTTATGAGTTCTCATCTCAGAAATTAATTCCTTTCGGTAAAGATCCTTTTGGTAATTTATTATGTTTTGACTATCGGTACAATGAAAAATCACCAAAAATTGTTTTTTATGACTGTGAAGAAACAACAATAACTTCAGTGTGTGATTCATTTACTGACTTATTAGAGAGATTATATGCGTTAGAAAATATTTAA
- a CDS encoding SMI1/KNR4 family protein translates to MELNFEFSYKPLVSQDIEAFENEYGINLPENYKRFLLLNNGGKPVKRRFKTADGTITSSVMLFLPLSKETDSNLESFYEKYCTNKIVPSNLIPIGVDPADSLICLTISEQDKVYFCDMDYFEEDNELKNDYVNLISENFTLFLNSLYEA, encoded by the coding sequence TTGGAATTAAATTTCGAATTTTCATATAAACCATTAGTTAGTCAAGATATTGAGGCATTCGAGAATGAATATGGTATAAATCTGCCAGAAAATTATAAGAGGTTTTTGCTTCTCAATAACGGTGGTAAACCAGTAAAAAGAAGATTTAAGACAGCAGATGGAACTATTACGTCCTCAGTAATGTTGTTTCTACCTTTATCGAAAGAAACAGATTCAAATCTAGAGAGCTTTTATGAGAAATATTGTACAAACAAGATAGTCCCTTCTAATTTAATTCCTATTGGTGTAGATCCTGCTGACAGTTTGATTTGTTTAACAATTAGTGAGCAGGATAAAGTGTATTTTTGTGATATGGATTACTTTGAAGAGGATAATGAGTTAAAAAATGATTACGTTAATTTAATTTCAGAAAACTTCACATTATTCCTCAATAGTTTGTACGAAGCTTAA
- a CDS encoding acetylxylan esterase has protein sequence MPYFENQIKEYETYKPLLTKTEDFHTFWENTLNESERLPLQGTLEREEYPIKQVDVYRVTYQGFGGTPIRGYYILPKETKESLPCIVIYHGYGMDKGSISDYMKWVIQGIAVLAIDNRGHGESSDDSGYMTGTNGTWVLNGILDKDEYYYRKVYIDSKRAIDFLFSRPEIDKSRICIYGGSMGGGIALAVAALDNRPKLAIADVPNMCNIELAIQLKLGGSLLSLESYFARYPEKVHQVFQNLTYFDNLNFASMIKSKIRVTVALKDIVCPPQGIFGVYNHIQADKSVVVYPFTGHNVGSISSHLDDTISYVSENL, from the coding sequence TTGCCTTATTTTGAAAATCAAATCAAAGAATATGAAACATATAAACCCCTTTTAACAAAGACTGAGGACTTCCACACTTTTTGGGAAAATACATTAAATGAGTCTGAACGACTTCCTTTACAAGGCACACTCGAAAGAGAAGAATATCCGATTAAACAGGTCGACGTATATCGTGTTACCTACCAAGGATTTGGTGGAACCCCCATAAGAGGATATTATATTTTACCGAAAGAAACAAAGGAAAGCCTGCCTTGTATAGTTATATACCATGGCTATGGCATGGATAAAGGGTCTATTTCAGATTACATGAAATGGGTCATACAGGGAATTGCCGTTTTAGCGATCGATAATCGAGGGCATGGAGAGAGTAGCGACGACTCTGGCTATATGACTGGAACAAATGGAACGTGGGTTTTAAATGGTATTTTAGACAAAGACGAATATTATTATCGAAAAGTATATATTGATAGTAAACGTGCCATTGACTTTCTTTTCTCAAGACCTGAAATTGATAAAAGTCGCATTTGTATTTATGGTGGTAGCATGGGGGGAGGAATTGCACTAGCCGTGGCTGCCTTAGATAATCGTCCTAAATTAGCCATAGCTGATGTACCAAATATGTGTAATATTGAATTGGCAATTCAGCTAAAATTAGGAGGGTCTCTACTAAGTCTTGAAAGCTATTTTGCAAGATACCCTGAAAAGGTACATCAAGTTTTCCAAAACCTAACTTACTTTGATAATCTTAATTTTGCCTCCATGATAAAAAGTAAGATTAGAGTAACGGTCGCGCTGAAAGATATCGTTTGTCCACCGCAAGGGATATTTGGCGTCTATAACCATATCCAAGCAGATAAGAGCGTAGTAGTTTACCCATTTACAGGACATAACGTCGGGAGCATTAGCTCACATCTGGACGATACAATCTCTTATGTAAGCGAGAATTTATAA
- a CDS encoding T7SS effector LXG polymorphic toxin, which produces MKILDVDLVQDGLRRNISMLDRLESEVDAIRRAVEGLVAMEDELKGEGGSAIRAFYAECHLPLLKQFLVSAAGYKQVLQQMESALYTLEPDTSGHIVEQFLESEVEQGLSTIAQLTENLTNESNSIMDQVSDIVALPHLNDSEVQEGVLNAKRKRDDTVSTLLEFDATQTAALLPFEQDMQAMDMWIHNMEEMFTSNLTDIHFQTDRWAELVACNRPLTITTPTIEGEMCLREEEEEKSIVDTGLEIVDGILSGLFDVGKDFVTGIVDIVQDPKATLEATVEAVTNPMETFNTIKSAITTSYERDMVNGDANSRAHWVTYALGTVATSVVGTKGVGALTKSGVTVTKAVVPKVVGAANNASDSLANLLPYGPRTQFAIAGEVPYNTVNATGLRDQVTSIVRVESGVKGTGDTKTKNINKEKFENAMVEAVRNQPPYTRKPNKPRNFKSKVRNEDGTTTYTFISKKNEKEYNVAYDKKGFPIFNTKHEISLPEKLYLETDAVQFEYLSKSLYKEIKGNPELATKFTKQEIELLEAGKVPQTLTWHHNQQPGEMQIVDYFEHQSASHTGGRAIWGGGEAGRKGEIKKQILEMISWD; this is translated from the coding sequence ATGAAAATACTAGACGTAGATTTGGTTCAAGATGGTTTAAGACGAAATATTTCCATGTTGGACAGGCTTGAAAGTGAAGTAGATGCAATCCGTCGAGCAGTAGAAGGATTAGTAGCGATGGAAGACGAACTTAAAGGAGAAGGAGGCAGTGCCATTCGTGCTTTCTATGCGGAATGTCATCTGCCATTACTCAAACAATTTCTTGTTTCTGCTGCTGGTTATAAGCAAGTGCTTCAACAAATGGAAAGTGCTCTATATACACTTGAACCAGATACATCCGGCCATATTGTAGAGCAATTTCTGGAAAGTGAGGTAGAGCAGGGACTTTCTACAATCGCACAACTGACTGAAAATCTAACGAATGAGTCAAACAGTATTATGGATCAGGTGAGCGATATCGTGGCCCTTCCACATCTGAACGATAGTGAAGTACAGGAAGGCGTTCTAAATGCAAAAAGAAAGCGAGACGATACAGTAAGTACTCTTCTAGAATTTGATGCAACCCAGACAGCCGCTTTACTACCTTTCGAGCAAGACATGCAGGCAATGGATATGTGGATCCATAACATGGAAGAGATGTTCACAAGTAATCTCACGGATATCCACTTTCAAACAGATCGATGGGCAGAGCTGGTTGCGTGTAATCGCCCTTTAACCATTACCACGCCAACTATTGAAGGAGAAATGTGCCTACGTGAAGAAGAGGAAGAAAAGTCGATCGTAGATACTGGTTTAGAAATAGTAGATGGAATTTTATCTGGTTTATTTGATGTAGGGAAAGATTTTGTTACTGGAATTGTAGATATAGTCCAGGACCCGAAAGCCACGTTGGAAGCTACGGTAGAGGCAGTTACTAATCCCATGGAAACATTTAACACGATTAAATCTGCCATCACCACCTCCTATGAACGTGATATGGTCAACGGAGATGCCAATTCCCGTGCTCACTGGGTAACCTATGCATTAGGCACGGTTGCCACTTCAGTAGTTGGAACAAAAGGTGTCGGTGCACTTACCAAATCGGGGGTCACGGTCACAAAGGCAGTTGTTCCAAAAGTAGTCGGGGCTGCCAACAATGCCTCGGACTCATTAGCTAATCTATTACCCTACGGACCCCGTACACAGTTTGCGATCGCAGGTGAAGTTCCTTATAACACAGTGAATGCAACGGGCTTGAGGGATCAGGTGACTTCTATAGTGAGGGTTGAAAGTGGAGTTAAGGGTACTGGTGATACTAAGACTAAGAATATTAATAAAGAAAAATTTGAGAATGCAATGGTTGAAGCTGTAAGGAATCAACCTCCGTATACTAGAAAGCCTAATAAACCTAGAAATTTCAAAAGCAAAGTTCGTAATGAGGATGGAACTACTACTTATACGTTCATATCTAAAAAGAATGAAAAAGAGTATAATGTAGCATATGATAAAAAGGGTTTTCCAATATTTAATACAAAGCATGAAATTTCTTTACCAGAGAAACTTTATCTAGAAACTGACGCAGTTCAATTTGAATATTTATCTAAATCGTTATACAAAGAAATAAAAGGAAATCCAGAATTGGCAACAAAATTCACAAAGCAAGAAATAGAATTACTGGAAGCAGGTAAAGTACCTCAAACTTTAACATGGCATCACAACCAACAGCCAGGAGAAATGCAAATAGTTGATTATTTTGAACACCAATCAGCTAGTCATACTGGTGGAAGAGCAATATGGGGTGGAGGTGAAGCTGGTAGAAAAGGGGAAATTAAAAAGCAGATTTTGGAGATGATTTCATGGGACTAA
- a CDS encoding catalase → MDKSSSDQNKKERQLEEFRMNNDGKKLTTNQGIKISNDEESLKAGIRGPTLMEDFHLREKITHFDHERIPERVVHARGYAAHGEFELYESMTEFTKAGFLQKAGTKTPVFTRFSNVVGSLGSPDTVRDVRGFAVKFYTEEGNYDLVGNNIPVFFIQDAMKFPDLIHAVKPEPHNEMPQAASAHDTFWDFVANNQESAHMIMWHMSDRTIPKNYRVMEGFGVNTFRFVNAEGISRFVKFHWKPVLGVHSLVWDEAQKISGKDPDFQRRDLWKSIENGHYAEYELGVQIIDQADEFKFTFDILDATKIWPEEIVPVKIIGKMTLNRNVDNVFAETEQVAFHPGNLVPGIDFTNDPLLQGRLFSYIDTQLLRLGGPNFTEIPINRPICPFHNNQRNGFSRQTINVGQVSYHKNSLDNNTPSTSTAKEGGFVHYAEKVEGRVIQARSESFKDHFSQARLFWNSMSPPEKQHIIDAFSFEVGKVNSRDVRQQVVDMFVHVDQVMANKIADNLGVNRPTGKQSQVTSSSPALSQENTIKVPQTLKVAVLIGNDFNLPEVEMTIKTLRQYGVDYTIVSEKLGTIRSSDGQKVRVNETFLTTAPVLFDSLYVVGGTATNQAKLNSDIIDFINEAYKHYKPIGIATSGVPYFNASNAKAGPGIAFASSNPEFRKEFVNIIAQQRFWNRDIY, encoded by the coding sequence GTGGATAAATCGTCCTCAGATCAAAACAAAAAGGAACGCCAATTAGAAGAATTTCGCATGAACAATGATGGAAAAAAACTCACCACCAATCAAGGAATAAAAATATCCAACGATGAGGAATCATTGAAGGCTGGTATACGTGGACCGACACTCATGGAGGATTTTCACCTTCGAGAGAAAATTACCCATTTCGACCATGAGCGAATACCTGAGCGGGTGGTGCATGCCCGAGGATACGCTGCTCATGGAGAATTCGAATTGTATGAATCGATGACGGAATTCACTAAAGCAGGATTTTTGCAAAAGGCCGGAACTAAAACCCCTGTATTTACACGATTTTCAAATGTAGTAGGGAGCCTGGGATCCCCTGATACAGTTCGTGATGTTCGTGGATTTGCAGTTAAATTTTATACGGAAGAAGGGAATTATGATTTAGTTGGAAACAATATTCCAGTATTTTTTATTCAAGACGCGATGAAGTTTCCAGATCTGATTCATGCTGTTAAACCAGAACCGCATAATGAAATGCCTCAAGCAGCTTCTGCCCATGATACATTCTGGGATTTCGTCGCAAACAATCAGGAGTCCGCTCATATGATCATGTGGCATATGTCTGATCGTACAATACCAAAGAATTATCGAGTGATGGAAGGATTTGGGGTAAACACATTTCGGTTCGTCAATGCAGAAGGAATTTCCAGATTTGTGAAGTTCCACTGGAAACCTGTACTGGGTGTTCATTCGCTCGTATGGGATGAGGCTCAGAAAATTTCAGGGAAAGATCCAGACTTTCAGCGACGTGATTTATGGAAATCAATCGAAAATGGCCATTATGCCGAGTATGAACTTGGTGTACAAATAATAGACCAAGCAGACGAATTCAAGTTCACTTTCGATATTCTTGATGCAACCAAGATTTGGCCAGAAGAGATTGTACCTGTAAAAATAATTGGTAAGATGACATTGAATCGAAACGTTGACAATGTTTTTGCGGAAACAGAGCAGGTAGCATTTCACCCAGGAAATCTTGTACCAGGTATCGATTTTACGAATGACCCGCTTTTACAGGGGAGATTATTCTCGTATATAGATACTCAGTTACTCCGTCTAGGTGGTCCGAATTTTACGGAAATTCCCATTAACCGTCCAATTTGCCCATTCCATAATAATCAGCGAAATGGTTTTAGCCGTCAGACGATAAACGTAGGTCAAGTAAGTTATCACAAAAATTCACTCGATAATAACACACCTTCCACGAGCACAGCTAAAGAGGGTGGTTTTGTACATTACGCTGAAAAAGTAGAAGGACGTGTCATTCAGGCAAGAAGTGAGTCTTTCAAGGATCACTTTTCACAAGCAAGGCTTTTCTGGAACAGCATGTCACCTCCAGAAAAACAGCATATCATTGATGCATTTTCTTTTGAAGTTGGAAAAGTTAACAGTCGAGATGTAAGACAACAAGTTGTAGATATGTTCGTTCATGTAGATCAAGTAATGGCAAACAAGATTGCAGATAATTTAGGGGTAAATAGACCGACCGGGAAACAATCCCAAGTCACTTCTTCCTCCCCCGCACTTAGTCAAGAAAACACTATAAAAGTTCCTCAAACTCTGAAGGTGGCTGTGTTAATTGGTAACGACTTTAATCTTCCCGAAGTTGAAATGACCATAAAAACATTAAGACAGTATGGTGTAGACTATACAATTGTAAGCGAAAAACTCGGAACCATTAGAAGTTCAGATGGACAAAAAGTGAGGGTAAACGAAACATTTCTTACAACTGCTCCGGTATTGTTTGATTCGCTGTATGTTGTTGGAGGTACAGCTACCAATCAAGCAAAGTTAAATTCTGATATTATCGACTTTATAAATGAAGCTTATAAGCATTATAAACCGATAGGGATAGCGACTTCAGGGGTTCCTTATTTCAATGCTTCTAATGCAAAAGCAGGACCTGGAATTGCATTCGCTTCAAGTAATCCAGAATTTAGAAAAGAATTTGTTAATATAATCGCACAGCAACGATTCTGGAATCGAGATATTTACTAA